In Brassica napus cultivar Da-Ae chromosome C2, Da-Ae, whole genome shotgun sequence, the sequence TTCCATCACAAATTTTACGATTGAGTTAAGACGACACCTCTTCATTTGGTGAGTTCAGCTGCGATCGCACTTGGTCGTCCATGTACAGCAGAAAAATCAACATGGCGTATATCCATTTTCAAACGTCATCACTAATCCATTTCAAATAACGAAGATTTTGCAACAGATTTGAAAATTGCGATTTTATGCGATACAATTGAATTATTCTGTAACAACATTTATTTTGCCGCATCATATTGTCATTTTgtatcataatatattttgtttttcatatatGATCAGTATTCTTATAGTAAAAATTTGACGAGGTGTTGGAAGAAATTCGcggttcttttatatatatttttggtaactcttttgtgtttttcttttaaaccgCCGTAAAAACGATAAGAACAACTTTTCCAAACCTGTTGCGTTTCAAatcaacctttttttttgtaacatgcgtttcaaatcaaccaattaAATAAATCAAGTGTCATTTACACCAAATACTCCTCCACTAAGTTAACCAACTTAAGAACGGATGAACACACGAACAACACAAATAAAAGCATAATTTATCTATAAGAAAGAAAACCATATTATAGTATTCTATTGGAAGTCTTTCATGAACTTAAACAGAGGATTTAAACCGGATCGTTCCGGTTAGGTGACAGATAATTAAAGACGTTGAGTTGGAGAACCAAACAAGGCCATCGAGCTCGGCGTATACAATGGAATATCAGCTAGGGTTTTCCTTTGTTGATGTCTCTCCCAACTTGTGTCATCAGTACCGACACTGACCTCTTCCGTGGTTAACACAGACAACGATGATTCGTTGACGTCGTTAGGGTTCCGCCTTCTAATCTCTTCGAGACCCGTGAGCCGCTGAACCAAGGCCATAAAGTTTTCAGCACGCGTGTGGATCACCTTTGGAGAGTGCGCGTAGATGACTACGGGAGCTGCACGTCCATGTCGCCGTGACTGTTTGACGACGTTGAACGAAGTCGTTTTCTTGATGGAATGGGATTCTCCTGTGAGTTTAAGCGACGGAGGACGAGAGCCGCTGAGCTCATGGCATCTTGTAGGAATCATGATGAGTACTTGAATAGTATCAAGAGAATGGGTTAAACAGAGATGGAGTAAAGATCAGGGAAGACCTTTGAAGATAAAGGGAGATATTGATTTGTGTATCCGGACAAGACATTCATTAAGCtgattatatataagttataactaTATATGCGTgtaagtataattaatttaaaatcatattatattagaGCCAACGATTCTGACCGTTGACTTTAATACCATTGcgccagtgtttttaaaaccggaccggaagctgaaccgaattttttttgggtcataGTTGAATATGGTTCGACCGGGTCAAACCTAGTTTAATActttggtttaatatttttttagtatataaattttaaagtaatgttattaaatatgatacataactaaaatataaataagttttaaacataagacattataaatataacttagttttatgtttaatggatgatttatagatttttaatagttttagtggcttttattggtttaataattttgaaattcaaTCCATCTACATGGtcggttcatggtcgaaccaattaCTAGACCCAACCCGGCTATATaaccggttcatggtcgaacccgGTCCAACCATCGGGTCGGTCCGGTTTAAAAAACACTGCATTGCGGTTAAGGTTAGGTATATTATCtgttaaatttgattcgatctgTTTATTCATTTCGAGTCTATTTAGAAAATCTGGATAtctataaaaaatttgaatcaaagTAAATAGCAAAATGTAATGTAAGAAAAAAcctaatcaaaaatattattttttagaaagcTAGATATCCAATACGATCcgtatatttataaatatgtaacgtAAACCATTATGTTTATACATATTTGACgaagtaattttttattttaaactattaaaaaaaaatattttggattattGTGTATCCAATTAATTTTTATGTTGAATCAAATGTCAACATATGAGTTTTTTGTTAGGCTTGTcaatactgaatttttttttgctttacagTTTCGGTTAAAGATGTTAATTTGTTAGTAtggtattattattttattttatgattaataatataaaagattGTTTATTAAATTTTCCGAATTGAAAcgaatcacaaatataaatatttgttcgAGAACAGATCAAAAGTATTCTAAAATTTTCGGATATTCGGGCCTAATTATAGTTTTGAAGTAGAACGGTCGTTCTCGTTGAATAGCAACATGACATGGCTCAGGTATATATCATTGCTTATTAACAGTTTAATTTTCTAAGAAATCATAAGTATTTCTCTACtaaatctcttcttctttaaaattttagttgcaAACTCCTTCTGTAATCTGTATCTACCTTTtaaacgtttgttttaaaattttatggttGTAATGATCATTTGGTAGATCGTATCCAAAACGaatttgtaatataattaattcgATAGAGAgttctttatttttgttcatCTTTGAACTTTGAATATTACTGCTGTGACCATGCAAAGTTGGCTGCAGATGGTCCATTTACGCAATAAGAAATTTTACAAATGTTCAAAACTATCGGCTTCTTTTAATTAAACCCACTTACAGTCTGCTGTAACCACTAATCTATTTgttgtttgtgtgtttataaTGATTATCAACGACATTGTAttgttatgtatattatatgcatAAACTATATTATTTGCGAAGAATAAACAAAGCAACATAGAATTTTACATACAAATACATATACAAAATAGTCCACACACTAATTATATATGTagtaaatgatatttatataatGTGTACATGCGCCACAACATTAGAAAACTTGTAAACTCTAATTGTTTATCAAAAAGTCAAAAGCcttttaatacaaaaaaaatcgaatAGAAAACCAAAATAGTTGTTTCGAAATACAAAGCTGAAACATAGCACAACTTCTATAGTTAATTCAGACAAGGAGAGGCTCAGAAGGCGTCTATCTTCCTAACAAGGTAAACCCCAAACGTATTTCCagtttataataaatcattttgtctttttttttgtgtggaatATATCAATATTTCAGGTTTAATATCTCACAGAATTAGATCCAAACGGTGCTAATAAACGCTTTTACACACCCACGCAAAATATGAATTTAAGAACAGAAAATGAAATAGGCACATTGATTTAATAGTTATGATTCATCAACTGTTCATCTCGTCAAAGATTTGTCATTTGTTCCTTCGTAGCAACCGTTAATTGTTGTCactgttctgtttttttttctttagcttTAGGTTGTTTCATCTGTTGAAATAGCTTAAACCTAATCTAGGAATCTAAGAgcatttttactctctttttttttttttgcagtttttAGCTTCAAATTTGTATTTATGCAGATTGGATACAATTCTTTTTAAATACTTTCATTAACTATTAATGATATTTCCATCTTTAGCAAATAAAAAACTgtcattttatttatctttattaTGCATGTCACAAAATTAGTTTTGAATAATTATgctttttcaaatatatttttcgttgtaaatttataaatacgtCACGGATGtaagtattaaaaatatgattttaaaaggtAATTCTTTGCCGTCTTTGTTATATTCCAACATATACTCTATTTGAAAAATTCACAATGTAATAATTTCAACTGCTGTACACAATTATTTTAGGTTGAAAATTACATATGAGTTCTATTCTTCTCCCTTTTAATTGGTTTAGAAAGAAAATGGGCGgctgttcaaaaaaaagaaagagaaagtggGCTCATGTTTAAAATAATAGGCGTAAGAACTAAGCCCAAACATTACGTAGAATAGAAGTCCAAAGTAAAGATCAACAAGTCCTAGAGCACAACTAGAAcatgataatattataaaatggtAAGTGAAAAGCTGAGGCATCGGGATTATAAGATCATGCGCAAAGGCACCGCACGCGCACTTTCACATACACATTTGGATGTAAGTGTGCTACTGTTTAGGGCCTGTCATATTTAACGGAGGCAAACTGTTGTGCTTCGggaaagaaaatcaaattaatttgaTAATGTATGAAACTATATGGCCTTCTTTCTTACATTTCTTGGATCTCCCGCATCTCTTACAGTAATACTTCTATGTTCCTTTGTTTTGTCTGTTCGTTGTCCCTCGCAATATATTTAATTGTTCGTATCAACTATTAAGTGGTCTCTATTTACTTGTGAATTATAGTATAGTACTTAGAAGATTAACTTATTTCTAAACATTTATTAGTTGCTTCAAGCGACAGCATTCCCCCTCTCGTCAATAGGAACATATGATCACGCATGCCATTTTCTCGTTCACGAATCACCGACATACAAATGTACTACTTCACCTGTCTTCGTGACATAATTCCAATATATGTGCGGATGTTTGGTTAAACATTGGCATACTCGCTTGGTGTTTTTAAATTCACCAGTCTCTTTGTACAAAGTAATCATGTAAATTATAACTAATTATTAACAATTTCATATCataagataaatggaaatatactGTATCTAACAAGCTATTGAGAAGTTAGAAAAACATTTAGGGTACTTGCATTAGTGATCTTTGACcataacttttaaccaaaaaaagaaaaaaatcaacgaAGGAaagtatctatatataatagcaaacccaaattttgttttctatgaTGTCAGCATTTGtttataggaaaataaaataaagatctAATGGTTCAGATTGGTTTGGTTTTTAATCCAAGGATTATGTTCTTGCTAGGTGATGTcatcttttttaaaatagaatttaatcCAATGGTTGAGATTAGTACATGTTTTAATCCAAGAGTTGAGATTAGACTTACCATTTGTACTGACGAAGTCGAAGACGACGCTACCAAAGCGTTGTGTCGGTGGCGAAGCATTGCGTATGTTAAAGGAGTCGTGACCCATGGTTCGCATCTCTTCCTCTGTTTATATTTGATAACCAGTTTgctattccattttttttcatttgtttccttattcctgattcaattgtttttatcctttttatcctgattcctgatcattgcagtTACCATTAACATTCTCGAACATTGGAGCTTGCCATTAACATTCTCGATCATTGGAGCTTCGTTTATGAAGGTAAATCTTCTGAAACTTTCCATCTTTCTTGTGTGTTTAAAGTTAATCACCTTCCCGAATGAATTTTGTGTTATTGAGAACCATTATTGTGTTTGATTAATTGAGAACGATtactttatttgattaattgagAACAATTACTCTTTAATCATCGTATCTGTCTATTTTCggattgaattttatttttctgttttcgTTTCTCTGTCTCTATTTGTATCTGTCTTTCACAATTTCATTGGTTTGGACTTTAGAgtttctgtatatatatatctctgcCTTTTTCTCTGGTTTAATCAAACGGTTGATTCCAACATATGAGGTGAAGGGGCCGTTTGTTTCTCCATCTGGATGAAGATgagattttgtttgtttagacaCTAAAAGTGCAATTCATTCAGATGGATCATCCGGATGACTTTCGgaaatttaggcttaattttaaagtccatccagctgaaccaatttggatcatttgaatggagatggttcattcaaaatagtataatgtctattattcccttaatgtaattcacaaattacaaatctaaacataatatcattttgtcacacacgaaaactgacaaaaccacaaaaatgcgtttttccgcaaaaatctaaaactaattttccacgccaaaaccccaaaaacgcattttcccacAAAAATCGCAAAACATGTTTTCAtgtcaaaatcacaaaaacatgTACATGTTTTCACGCCGAAACCCCAAAACGCAATTTTTcgccaaaacacaaaaacatgttttcccgccaaaatcgcaaaaatgtgttttcccgccaaaattgcaaaatctcattttttccgccaaaatcaaaaacgcgttttcacgccaaaactgatacgccctaaatcgggaaggatcactttagctcggtgttggatatgatccgagaagacaaatgacacttctggaactgaaatggattgaaaggatcgttaagagatgcggaatggctcttgatatacccacgatctaaggctagccacctaagaaagaatgaatgtgttggctaaccaccaaataacacacaaagatgaattggctgaccaccaaatcaacaagccggttcacaccaatgaactagctaaagaactctctctctcactcagagaagtaacaaaaataaactcaaaaacatgGACTGACCTTATTCATAAatgagtttacatatttatactagatGTGGTCCAAGAAAGACATAATTATTTGTGGGAATCACACATCTAGGAAATGAGAAATttgattagaaaataataaatgaat encodes:
- the LOC106395432 gene encoding VQ motif-containing protein 8, chloroplastic-like, whose translation is MIPTRCHELSGSRPPSLKLTGESHSIKKTTSFNVVKQSRRHGRAAPVVIYAHSPKVIHTRAENFMALVQRLTGLEEIRRRNPNDVNESSLSVLTTEEVSVGTDDTSWERHQQRKTLADIPLYTPSSMALFGSPTQRL